A genomic window from Lotus japonicus ecotype B-129 chromosome 1, LjGifu_v1.2 includes:
- the LOC130734679 gene encoding elongation factor Tu, chloroplastic: MAVSISSSSSSVTAAVSSKLATQPPHAFSTSISTTNHKLITRLSSSFLNSSTILHVTPSSSARRNRSSFTVRAARGKFERKKPHVNIGTIGHVDHGKTTLTAALTMALASLGNSAPKKYDEIDAAPEERARGITINTATVEYETETRHYAHVDCPGHADYVKNMITGAAQMDGAILVVSGADGPMPQTKEHILLAKQVGVPNVVVFLNKQDQVDDEELLELVELEVRELLSSYEFPGDDIPITSGSALLALEALMANPAIKRGENDWVDKIYQLMDNVDSYIPIPQRQTDLPFLLAIEDVFSITGRGTVATGRIERGTIKVGDVVDLVGLRETRNTTVTGVEMFQKILDDAMAGDNVGLLLRGIQKIDIQRGMVLAKPGTITPHTKFDAIVYILKKEEGGRHSPFFAGYRPQFYMRTTDVTGKVTAIMNDKDEESKMVMPGDRVKMVVELIVPVACEQGMRFAIREGGKTVGAGVIQSIIE, encoded by the exons ATGGCCgtttcaatttcttcttcttcttcttcagtaaCAGCAGCAGTTTCATCAAAACTAGCAACCCAACCTCCACATGCATTTTCCACTTCCATTTCCACCACCAACCACAAGCTAATTACCCGCCTCTCCTCCTCATTCCTGAACTCCTCCACCATCCTCCACGTCACCCCCTCCTCCTCCGCCCGCCGCAACCGCTCTTCCTTCACCGTCCGCGCCGCCCGCGGCAAGTTCGAGCGGAAGAAGCCCCACGTGAACATCGGCACAATCGGCCACGTCGACCACGGCAAGACCACCCTGACCGCCGCCCTCACCATGGCGCTCGCCTCCCTCGGCAACAGCGCCCCCAAGAAGTACGACGAGATCGACGCTGCCCCTGAAGAGCGCGCCCGCGGCATCACCATCAACACCGCCACCGTCGAGTACGAGACCGAGACGCGCCACTACGCACACGTCGACTGCCCTGGTCACGCCGATTATGTCAAGAACATGATCACTGGTGCCGCCCAGATGGACGGCGCCATCCTCGTCGTCTCCGGCGCCGACGGCCCCATGCCCCAAACCAAAGAACACATCCTCCTAGCCAAACAG GTTGGTGTCCCTAACGTGGTTGTCTTCCTTAACAAGCAAGACCAGGTTGACGACGAGGAGCTCCTTGAGCTCGTGGAGCTCGAGGTCCGGGAGCTTCTCTCCTCCTACGAGTTTCCCGGTGATGACATCCCCATCACCTCTGGCTCCGCCCTCCTCGCCCTGGAAGCTCTCATGGCCAACCCTGCCATCAAGCGTGGTGAGAACGATTGGGTCGACAAGATTTACCAGCTCATGGACAATGTTGATAGCTACATCCCCATCCCTCAGCGCCAGACCGACCTCCCCTTCCTCCTTGCCATTGAGGATGTGTTCTCCATCACCGGTCGTGGGACCGTTGCCACAGGGAGGATTGAGAGGGGCACCATCAAAGTCGGTGACGTCGTCGACCTTGTCGGATTAAGAGAAACCAGGAACACCACCGTCACCGGAGTTGAGATGTTCCAGAAGATTCTTGACGACGCAATGGCTGGGGACAATGTGGGGTTGTTGCTGAGGGGTATTCAGAAGATTGATATTCAGAGAGGGATGGTTTTGGCCAAGCCTGGAACCATCACACCTCACACTAAGTTTGATGCAATTGTGTATATtctgaagaaggaagaaggtgGGAGACACTCACCTTTCTTTGCAGGGTACAGGCCTCAGTTCTATATGAGAACCACTGATGTTACTGGCAAGGTCACTGCCATCATGAACGATAAGGATGAAGAGTCCAAGATGGTGATGCCCGGTGACCGGGTTAAGATGGTGGTGGAACTCATCGTCCCGGTGGCGTGTGAGCAAGGAATGAGGTTTGCTATTAGGGAAGGAGGGAAGACTGTTGGAGCTGGTGTTATCCAATCTATCATTGAGTGA